From Gloeocapsa sp. PCC 73106, a single genomic window includes:
- a CDS encoding RNA-guided endonuclease TnpB family protein: AKRSDDRTWLKDVSSIPLQQSLKDLDTAFQNFFSSCNGTRKGPKLKHPKFKKRKSAQSARFTKSGFKFKENKIYLAKIGYLKCIWSRHLPSVPTSVTLIKDAADRYFLSCVVEINPVKLPENTESVGIDLGILDFATLSNGEKIKAPKPLKARLRKLKKLQRKLSKKQKGSNRRERARKRVAKLHAKIKDVRTDFLHKFSTKLIRENQTVVLEDLNTAGMVKNRKLSRAISDLGWRAFRQMLEAKAEMYGRDFRVISRWEPTSQRCSNCGEIGGKKELSVREWTCLYCGAHHDRDVNAAINIKVAGGHLETLNGRGGKRKTKANLAAPDEASTTFKPVQLSLF; the protein is encoded by the coding sequence AAGCTAAAAGAAGCGATGACAGAACTTGGCTTAAAGACGTCTCATCTATTCCTTTACAGCAATCTTTAAAAGACCTAGATACAGCTTTTCAGAACTTCTTTTCTTCCTGTAATGGAACCAGAAAAGGACCAAAACTCAAACACCCAAAGTTTAAGAAAAGAAAATCAGCTCAATCAGCTAGATTCACTAAAAGCGGATTTAAGTTTAAAGAAAACAAAATCTATTTAGCCAAAATAGGCTATTTAAAGTGTATTTGGTCTAGACATCTCCCCTCTGTTCCAACCAGCGTCACCTTAATTAAAGATGCAGCAGACAGATATTTCTTAAGCTGTGTGGTAGAAATTAATCCCGTCAAGCTACCAGAAAACACCGAATCAGTAGGGATAGACTTGGGAATACTCGACTTTGCCACCCTCAGCAATGGAGAGAAAATTAAAGCACCAAAACCCTTAAAAGCAAGATTAAGGAAACTGAAAAAGCTCCAAAGGAAGTTAAGCAAAAAGCAAAAAGGAAGCAACAGAAGAGAGCGCGCTAGGAAAAGAGTAGCCAAGCTACACGCCAAAATCAAAGATGTTAGGACAGACTTTCTGCACAAGTTTTCTACTAAACTAATTCGTGAAAATCAAACAGTAGTCCTAGAAGATTTAAACACCGCAGGAATGGTTAAAAACAGAAAGCTTTCTAGAGCTATATCTGACCTAGGTTGGAGAGCTTTTAGACAGATGCTTGAAGCGAAAGCCGAGATGTATGGGCGAGACTTTAGAGTCATTAGTAGATGGGAACCAACCAGTCAAAGGTGTTCAAATTGTGGGGAGATTGGCGGAAAGAAAGAACTATCAGTAAGAGAATGGACTTGTCTGTATTGTGGTGCGCACCACGATAGAGATGTTAATGCAGCAATAAATATAAAAGTCGCCGGGGGACACTTGGAGACTCTAAACGGACGTGGAGGGAAGCGTAAGACCAAGGCAAATTTGGCAGCACCTGATGAAGCGTCAACCACCTTTAAACCTGTTCAATTGAGCTTGTTCTAA
- a CDS encoding GTP-binding protein: protein MTNPGENHLNQARASLQQALSWYSSFRRHWNYPPNAQLQAAVREDLQTLKFSLDKLDQTLIKIATFGLVSRGKSAVVNALVGQKILATGPLHGVTQWPKSVRWTPSSGKVQVELIDTPGLDEIAGEARADMAREVASEADLILFVVAGDITRTEYQALSELRRAQKPLILVFNKIDLYPEQDQESILAQLQQLGSVVPDAIVRVAAEPQPIPVRVEWPDGRITQDWETPPVQISELREKILAILNQQGRSLLALNALFQAREAEINIATKTLEIRQSEAETIIGNYAKYKALGVAINPVPFLDVLGGTLADLVLIRSLARLYGLPITNYETGKLWKTIFTSTGGLLLGEIITSTVLGVSKISAWTNPTDFTIYTGTALTQAAIAGYGSYIVGKATQAYLQQGCSWGPLGPSTVIQDILAQIEPDSIIASLTN, encoded by the coding sequence ATGACTAATCCAGGAGAAAATCATCTCAATCAAGCTCGTGCTAGTCTCCAACAAGCACTATCTTGGTATTCTAGTTTTCGTCGTCACTGGAACTATCCACCCAACGCCCAATTACAAGCCGCGGTACGAGAAGATTTGCAGACCTTAAAATTTTCCCTAGATAAGTTGGACCAAACATTAATTAAAATCGCTACTTTTGGTCTAGTTAGTCGGGGTAAATCCGCAGTAGTCAACGCTCTAGTAGGACAAAAAATCCTAGCCACTGGTCCTCTTCATGGTGTTACTCAATGGCCTAAATCGGTACGCTGGACACCAAGCTCGGGTAAAGTACAGGTAGAATTAATCGATACCCCCGGACTAGACGAGATCGCGGGAGAAGCCAGGGCTGATATGGCTAGGGAAGTAGCGTCAGAAGCGGATTTAATCTTGTTTGTGGTAGCGGGTGATATTACTCGTACGGAGTATCAAGCTTTGTCTGAGTTACGCAGGGCGCAAAAACCTCTAATCTTGGTATTTAATAAGATTGATTTGTACCCAGAACAAGACCAGGAGAGTATTTTAGCTCAGTTACAGCAGTTGGGGAGTGTCGTACCCGATGCCATAGTTAGAGTAGCGGCTGAACCTCAACCTATACCGGTAAGAGTAGAATGGCCCGATGGTAGGATTACTCAGGATTGGGAAACGCCACCTGTCCAAATTAGCGAACTCAGAGAGAAGATTTTAGCAATATTGAACCAACAAGGGCGATCGCTTCTCGCTCTCAACGCTCTATTTCAAGCTAGGGAAGCAGAAATCAACATCGCTACTAAAACCCTGGAGATACGTCAAAGCGAAGCCGAGACGATAATTGGCAATTACGCCAAGTATAAGGCTTTGGGTGTGGCTATTAATCCTGTTCCCTTTTTAGATGTCCTCGGAGGTACCCTCGCGGATTTAGTGTTAATTCGTTCTCTAGCTCGTCTCTACGGTCTCCCTATTACTAATTACGAAACGGGTAAACTCTGGAAGACGATCTTCACTAGCACAGGAGGGTTATTATTGGGGGAAATTATCACTAGTACGGTATTGGGTGTGAGTAAAATTAGCGCTTGGACTAATCCGACAGATTTTACGATTTATACGGGTACGGCTTTAACTCAAGCTGCGATCGCGGGTTATGGTAGCTATATCGTGGGGAAAGCGACTCAAGCTTATTTACAACAAGGTTGCAGTTGGGGACCTTTGGGACCAAGTACAGTTATCCAAGATATTCTAGCTCAAATAGAACCTGATTCGATTATTGCCTCGCTAACTAATTGA
- a CDS encoding glycosyltransferase family 4 protein, with the protein MKILVLAWEFPPRLVGGIARHVAELYPELVKLGHCIHLITVEIDSALFYEVVEGIHVHRVPVATGDNFFHWVVNMNESMGHHGGKLILEQGPFDIIHAHDWLVGDAAIALKYHFKTPLIATIHATEYGRYNGIHTRIHDYISGKEKLLTHNAWRVIVCTNYMRHEVEKVLNVPWNKIDIIHNGIRPEKKRRSPEFDHVAFRRLFALDHEKIVYYVGRMTHEKGIFVLLNAAPQILSEMKGSVKFVLIGGGNTNNFKQQAWNLGIWDYCYFTGFMSDEDLNKFQTVADCAVFPSLYEPFGIVALESFAALVPVVVSNAGGLPEVVSHGQTGIVTQANDAVSLAGGILKVLKNPDLAKSLTQNAYTNLIARFTWPQLAKQTETVYSLVLSEREKVVW; encoded by the coding sequence ATGAAAATTCTGGTGTTGGCTTGGGAGTTTCCACCCCGTCTAGTGGGAGGAATCGCTCGTCACGTGGCCGAGTTATATCCAGAACTAGTCAAGTTAGGGCATTGTATTCATCTTATTACCGTTGAAATTGATTCTGCCCTTTTTTATGAGGTCGTCGAAGGTATCCACGTCCATCGTGTTCCCGTAGCCACAGGAGACAACTTTTTTCACTGGGTAGTGAATATGAATGAGAGTATGGGACACCACGGGGGGAAATTGATTCTCGAACAAGGTCCTTTTGACATCATTCACGCCCATGATTGGTTGGTGGGAGACGCGGCGATCGCCCTCAAATATCATTTTAAAACCCCTTTAATTGCTACGATTCACGCTACTGAATACGGTCGTTACAACGGTATCCATACCAGAATTCACGATTATATCTCCGGGAAAGAAAAGCTTTTGACTCACAACGCTTGGCGGGTAATCGTCTGCACCAATTATATGCGTCACGAAGTCGAAAAAGTTCTCAACGTTCCCTGGAACAAAATTGATATCATCCATAATGGGATTCGCCCTGAGAAAAAACGACGTTCTCCCGAATTTGATCATGTTGCTTTTCGTCGTCTTTTTGCTCTAGATCATGAGAAAATTGTCTACTATGTGGGTCGCATGACTCATGAAAAAGGCATTTTTGTCTTACTTAACGCGGCTCCTCAAATTCTCTCAGAAATGAAAGGAAGCGTTAAATTTGTGCTGATTGGGGGTGGTAATACTAATAATTTTAAACAGCAAGCTTGGAACTTAGGGATTTGGGATTACTGTTATTTTACGGGTTTTATGTCCGATGAGGATTTAAATAAGTTTCAAACCGTCGCAGATTGCGCTGTTTTTCCCAGTCTCTATGAACCTTTTGGTATTGTAGCTTTAGAAAGCTTTGCTGCTTTAGTTCCTGTAGTAGTGTCTAATGCGGGAGGATTACCAGAGGTAGTTAGTCATGGACAAACCGGGATAGTAACCCAAGCTAATGATGCGGTATCTTTGGCTGGAGGTATTTTAAAGGTGTTAAAAAATCCTGACTTAGCTAAGTCTTTAACGCAAAATGCCTACACTAATCTAATTGCTCGCTTCACTTGGCCCCAATTAGCGAAACAAACGGAAACTGTCTATAGTTTGGTTTTATCAGAGAGGGAAAAAGTAGTATGGTAG
- a CDS encoding trans-aconitate 2-methyltransferase has protein sequence MVENQNNYLVWQKATVSQTFLTGVRGAIPLGKEQIDCLMGLILLTQTDVSSFLDLGCGNGILGSAIYQSYPRAQGVFLDLSPAMLTEAERNLGSNAANSKFIVSNLAERNWLDSIADFPKFSVIVSGFAIHHLSDRTKQELYREIFNLLADGGIFLNLEHVASHSHLGERAFDQLFVDSLYSFHQQRGSQLSRQEIDEQYYNRADKVANILAKVELQCQWLEEIGFVDVDCFFKLFEIALFGGIKPLVKANV, from the coding sequence ATGGTAGAAAATCAAAATAATTATTTAGTTTGGCAAAAAGCGACGGTTTCTCAGACTTTCCTCACCGGAGTTAGAGGGGCGATTCCTTTGGGAAAAGAACAAATAGACTGTTTAATGGGACTAATTCTTTTAACTCAAACAGATGTCAGTAGCTTTTTAGATTTGGGATGTGGTAATGGTATTCTAGGCTCTGCAATTTACCAATCCTATCCCCGTGCTCAGGGAGTGTTTTTGGATCTATCTCCCGCTATGTTAACAGAAGCTGAACGTAATTTGGGGTCAAATGCGGCTAATAGTAAATTTATAGTGAGCAATCTAGCAGAAAGAAATTGGCTCGATAGTATAGCTGATTTTCCCAAGTTTTCAGTAATAGTCTCGGGTTTTGCGATCCATCATTTGAGCGATCGCACCAAACAAGAACTCTACCGAGAGATTTTTAACCTGTTAGCAGATGGGGGAATCTTTCTCAATTTAGAACACGTTGCTTCCCATTCTCATCTGGGTGAGCGCGCTTTTGATCAGTTATTCGTGGACTCACTCTATAGCTTTCATCAACAACGTGGTTCTCAATTATCCAGACAGGAAATAGACGAACAATATTATAATCGCGCTGATAAAGTCGCTAACATTTTAGCTAAAGTAGAATTACAATGTCAATGGTTAGAGGAAATCGGTTTTGTCGACGTGGACTGTTTTTTTAAGCTTTTTGAAATTGCTCTGTTTGGAGGTATTAAACCCTTGGTTAAGGCTAATGTATGA
- a CDS encoding helix-turn-helix transcriptional regulator, whose product MYDAKFQALSDPLRLKIIDLLREEELCVCELCDVLHVPQSKLSFHLKILKEAELLTSRQQGRWVYYSLNLCQFRLLERFLNQYCTSTIQPARLCAEDL is encoded by the coding sequence ATGTATGACGCAAAGTTTCAAGCACTCTCTGATCCCCTGCGATTGAAAATCATCGATCTACTTCGGGAAGAAGAACTCTGTGTTTGCGAATTGTGTGATGTTTTACACGTACCCCAATCAAAACTCTCTTTTCATCTCAAAATCCTCAAAGAAGCAGAATTACTAACGAGTCGTCAACAGGGTAGATGGGTATACTATAGTTTGAACCTTTGTCAGTTTAGGTTACTAGAGCGATTTCTAAACCAATACTGTACCTCCACAATACAACCGGCTCGTCTGTGTGCTGAAGATTTATGA
- a CDS encoding NAD(+) kinase produces the protein MELKQVIIAHKSGDAQSRTWAERCAQELEALNCKVLMGPSGYKDNPYPVFMASSTTKIDLAIVLGGDGTVLGAARQLACEEIPILAVNVGGHLGYLTEPFEEFQDTAAVWERLQGDRYAVQQRMMLSARICEGDRYHPEVVSERYFCLNEMCIKPASVDRMPTSILEMEVDGEVVDQYHGDGLLVATPTGSTCYTASANGPILHYGMAAIAITPICPLSLSSRSIVIPPRSLVNIWPLGDYEVNTKLWTDGALATSIWPGQWVSISMSEYSARFIILRQSYSFYQTLREKLLWAGTRVHHNNSHRHHN, from the coding sequence GTGGAGTTAAAACAAGTTATTATTGCCCATAAATCAGGTGATGCTCAGAGTCGAACCTGGGCCGAACGGTGCGCTCAAGAGTTAGAAGCTCTTAACTGTAAAGTTTTAATGGGACCGAGTGGCTATAAAGATAATCCCTATCCTGTGTTTATGGCTTCTTCTACAACTAAGATTGACCTAGCTATCGTTTTAGGAGGAGATGGTACAGTTTTGGGCGCAGCCCGTCAATTGGCTTGTGAGGAGATCCCCATATTAGCGGTGAATGTGGGGGGACATTTGGGCTACTTGACCGAACCTTTTGAAGAGTTTCAAGATACAGCAGCAGTTTGGGAAAGATTGCAGGGCGATCGCTACGCGGTGCAACAGCGCATGATGCTATCGGCTAGAATCTGCGAGGGCGATCGCTATCATCCTGAAGTGGTCAGCGAAAGATATTTCTGTTTAAACGAAATGTGTATTAAACCCGCTAGTGTTGACCGTATGCCCACATCTATCTTAGAAATGGAGGTAGATGGGGAAGTGGTGGATCAGTATCACGGGGATGGGTTGTTGGTGGCTACTCCTACCGGTTCTACTTGTTATACGGCTTCGGCTAATGGCCCTATTTTGCACTATGGGATGGCTGCGATCGCTATTACCCCTATTTGTCCTTTGAGTTTATCGAGTCGTTCCATCGTCATACCCCCTCGGTCTCTAGTCAATATTTGGCCTTTGGGAGACTATGAAGTCAATACTAAACTCTGGACTGATGGGGCTTTGGCTACTTCGATTTGGCCCGGACAATGGGTAAGTATAAGTATGTCTGAATACTCCGCTCGTTTTATTATTCTACGTCAGAGTTACTCTTTTTATCAGACTCTTAGAGAGAAATTACTCTGGGCGGGTACGAGAGTACACCATAATAATAGTCATCGCCATCACAACTGA
- a CDS encoding cupin domain-containing protein, which translates to MTKAEIIAALNLVEHREGGYFAETYRSEAEMPTDRDGNLRNVCTSIYYLLTSDRPTDHFHKNRSDIIHYFHSGSSIVYLIIHPEGFLERVKLGANLNQGDRLQLVVKGGCWKAAFLESGDYGLLGEAVAPGFDYRDMILADQSLLQEFPHLASEIKDYLK; encoded by the coding sequence ATGACCAAAGCAGAAATTATCGCGGCCTTAAACTTAGTAGAACATAGAGAGGGGGGCTATTTTGCAGAAACATACCGATCTGAGGCAGAAATGCCCACAGATAGAGATGGGAATCTGCGCAATGTTTGCACGTCTATCTATTACTTGTTGACGAGCGATCGCCCCACCGATCATTTCCATAAAAATCGCTCCGATATTATTCACTATTTTCACTCGGGCTCTTCTATTGTTTATCTAATTATTCATCCCGAGGGCTTCTTAGAAAGGGTTAAACTCGGTGCTAATCTCAATCAGGGCGATCGCTTACAACTTGTGGTCAAAGGAGGCTGTTGGAAAGCCGCATTTTTAGAAAGTGGCGATTATGGTTTACTGGGTGAAGCGGTAGCACCGGGCTTTGACTATCGCGATATGATCCTCGCTGATCAAAGTCTACTGCAAGAATTTCCCCATTTAGCTTCAGAAATTAAAGATTATCTCAAATAA
- a CDS encoding murein transglycosylase A, with the protein MNKKATIALIIGLLLAYPTSIGSQSLTESVVTAAPVSLRLVKIQPLSLGSDEQLSDEGSRQDLLQAIEYSLKYLETPTAAQVYQDYPITEITLERVRLSLKRFRELLLTFHSPEDLQRAVEAEFDFYQAIGRDNRGGVLFTGYFEPVYPGSRQRSPEYPYPLYALPADFSQWSQPHPTRLELEGKDGLLGEESPLTGYEIVWLRDRLEAYLVQVQGSARLELTDGSTMTVGYAGRTEYPYVSLGRELVKDGRFQANELSLPIMINYFRNHPAAMHEYIGRNNRLIFFRETYGAPPLGSINVPVTPERSIATDKTLMPPGALALIHTHIPERQSTGQWEHPRVTRYVLDQDTGGAITGPGRVDVFIGSGPEAGERAGRMSEPGTLYYLLLK; encoded by the coding sequence ATGAATAAAAAGGCTACAATCGCTTTAATAATAGGCTTGTTACTAGCTTATCCTACCTCTATAGGGTCCCAAAGCTTGACAGAATCAGTAGTTACCGCGGCGCCGGTTTCTTTGCGACTGGTCAAAATTCAGCCCCTTTCCTTAGGAAGCGATGAGCAACTCTCGGACGAAGGATCACGCCAAGACTTACTACAAGCCATCGAGTACAGTTTAAAGTATCTAGAGACTCCTACAGCGGCCCAAGTTTATCAAGATTACCCTATAACCGAGATAACTCTAGAGAGGGTGCGTCTGTCTCTGAAACGTTTTCGGGAGTTGTTATTAACTTTTCATAGTCCAGAAGACTTGCAAAGGGCGGTAGAAGCGGAATTTGATTTCTATCAAGCGATCGGTCGAGATAATCGCGGTGGGGTTTTATTTACCGGTTACTTTGAACCAGTTTATCCCGGGAGTCGTCAGCGTAGCCCAGAATATCCCTACCCTCTTTACGCTTTACCCGCTGATTTTTCCCAATGGTCACAACCCCATCCCACTCGCCTGGAATTAGAAGGGAAAGACGGTTTACTGGGGGAAGAAAGTCCCCTGACAGGTTATGAGATAGTTTGGTTGCGCGATCGCCTGGAAGCCTACTTAGTGCAAGTCCAAGGTTCAGCCAGATTAGAGTTAACCGACGGCTCAACCATGACCGTAGGCTACGCCGGACGCACGGAATACCCCTACGTCAGTTTAGGTCGAGAATTGGTCAAAGATGGTCGCTTTCAAGCTAATGAATTGAGTTTACCCATCATGATTAACTATTTTCGCAATCATCCCGCGGCGATGCATGAATATATTGGGCGGAATAATCGCTTAATTTTCTTTCGAGAGACTTATGGCGCCCCTCCTTTGGGGAGTATTAATGTACCCGTAACCCCCGAACGTTCCATAGCTACAGATAAAACCCTAATGCCACCGGGTGCGTTAGCTTTGATACACACACACATCCCTGAGCGTCAATCAACGGGACAATGGGAACACCCTCGCGTCACTCGCTACGTATTAGATCAAGATACAGGGGGCGCAATTACTGGCCCTGGACGTGTTGATGTGTTTATAGGTAGTGGTCCAGAAGCAGGAGAACGAGCAGGAAGAATGAGTGAACCAGGAACTTTATACTATTTGTTACTAAAATGA
- a CDS encoding Mo-dependent nitrogenase C-terminal domain-containing protein, with protein MDMTDYTIKQIILWHWQYPTEEKKAEQTVTKTKKIDLLFPLRQWLDNYEISNAKAARNICALIPAQCPFARKVQLWGKTILTIPPLCKLNPLYEEVMILRFRALSYLVEECREDVSNYC; from the coding sequence ATGGACATGACAGATTATACCATAAAACAAATTATTCTGTGGCATTGGCAATATCCAACAGAGGAGAAAAAAGCAGAGCAAACAGTTACTAAAACAAAAAAAATTGACTTATTATTTCCTCTGAGACAATGGCTCGATAACTATGAAATTAGCAATGCTAAAGCAGCTAGAAATATTTGCGCTTTGATCCCCGCTCAATGTCCCTTTGCGAGAAAAGTTCAACTATGGGGTAAAACAATTCTGACGATTCCCCCTCTGTGTAAACTAAATCCTCTATATGAAGAAGTAATGATTTTACGTTTTCGCGCTCTTTCCTATCTAGTAGAAGAATGTCGTGAAGATGTGAGCAATTATTGCTAA
- a CDS encoding BrnT family toxin produces the protein MECEWNESKAAANLKKHGVSFEEAKTVFDNVLAVIFDDEAHSVGERREIIIGHSRSNRLLLVSFTERPSAIRIISARLATLREREDYEQNAF, from the coding sequence ATGGAGTGTGAGTGGAATGAGTCAAAGGCAGCGGCTAACTTGAAGAAGCACGGCGTCAGCTTTGAAGAAGCTAAGACCGTCTTTGATAATGTGCTGGCAGTTATTTTTGACGATGAAGCTCACTCAGTTGGTGAGCGGCGAGAGATTATTATCGGGCACTCCCGGAGCAATCGCTTGCTGTTGGTTTCTTTTACCGAACGTCCTAGCGCCATTCGTATTATCAGTGCCCGTTTAGCCACTCTCCGGGAACGTGAAGATTATGAGCAAAACGCCTTTTGA